Proteins found in one Salinimonas lutimaris genomic segment:
- a CDS encoding LysE family translocator, whose translation MTPEALSTLAVFAIVATVTPGPNNLMLMSSGVNFGLRRTLPHLLGVATGFAVMIAGVGMGVSQVFEWYPPAYDILRVACGAYLIYLAYKMAFSGGKVTTQKQKTRPMTFFQAAMFQWVNPKGWTMAITATSLYASDHSVIGVLIIAGVFGLVCLPCNSLWVGIGSRLAGFLNVRKRLQVFNFSMALLLLGSVLPTLVQ comes from the coding sequence ATGACACCTGAAGCGCTGTCCACACTGGCAGTTTTTGCAATTGTAGCCACTGTGACACCAGGCCCAAATAACCTAATGCTGATGTCGTCCGGAGTGAACTTCGGTTTACGCAGAACCCTTCCTCATTTACTGGGAGTTGCTACCGGCTTTGCTGTGATGATTGCCGGTGTGGGTATGGGTGTATCGCAGGTGTTTGAATGGTATCCCCCAGCATATGATATTTTGCGTGTTGCCTGTGGTGCTTATCTAATCTATCTGGCATACAAAATGGCGTTTTCTGGCGGCAAGGTTACGACGCAAAAACAAAAAACACGCCCTATGACCTTCTTTCAGGCTGCTATGTTTCAGTGGGTTAATCCGAAGGGCTGGACAATGGCTATTACGGCAACCAGTTTATATGCCTCAGACCACTCTGTGATAGGGGTACTTATTATTGCGGGTGTTTTTGGGCTGGTGTGTCTGCCGTGCAATAGTTTGTGGGTAGGTATAGGCTCCAGACTGGCCGGTTTTTTAAATGTACGAAAACGCCTACAGGTTTTTAATTTCTCAATGGCGTTACTACTTCTGGGCTCTGTGCTGCCAACGCTGGTTCAGTAA